AGGCGTAGCAACATCACGTCTTCTCTTAACTGCAGAAGAATCATTCAAAGCAGTAACGGAGTGGGGATATTCTCAATTGAAAATAAGCGGTGGAATTTCCGTTGGAAATACTACTGATATTCTGATCTTTGAAGTTAACGAACCTCCATCCTATCCTATAGATAAGGAATCGCCTTATGAGAGTTTAATTTATTCCTCATATTCTTTAGAAACCGTAATAGTTAATGGAGAAGCAGTGCTTGATGGAGGAGTTCCATTAAACGTCGGAACAAAAGACATAGAAGAGGCAAATAGAAAGGTAGAAGAAATTGGAAAAGTGGAAAAAAATTGAGATTGTAGGAGATATAGCAATAATAGGGATTCCTTTCAATAAAGAGCCCGAAGATTTGAAGAGTTATGCCAAGGAAATTTTAGATAAGCATCCTTACGTAAAATCCGTATGGGGAAGATATAGGGATACAAAAGGGGATTTTAGGTTACCATCATTTTATCATATTTTAGGAGAAAAGAGGAGCGAAACTATTTACAAAGAATATGGATGTGAGTATTATTTAGATTTCACTAAAGTATTTTTCTCCTCCAAACTTTCTTTTGAGCATTTAAGAGTTGCCAGAGAGGTAAAAAAGGGAGAAATAATAATAAACATGTTTGCTGGATATGGGCCATTTTCAATTTTATCCGCAAAACTTGGAAAGCCTAAAATAGTTTATTCTCTAGATATGAATCCATATGCGTATTATTATATGATGGCAAACATTGACTTAAACAAGACTTACAATGTGATACCGATATATGGCGATACATTTAAAAGAATTAATGATTTGGAGAGTGCCGATAGAATTATATCTCCATTACCTGAAAAAGCTGAAGAAGCTTACGAAGTTGCTTTACAAAAAATTAAGCCCGGAGGAGTAATTCACCTCTTCATTGAAATAGAAACTAAGGAAGATCCTGTTAAAGAGGCTATGAAAATTTATCCTAAAGCTTTTTTTGGCAGAATAGTTAGGAGCGTAAAACCTTTTAAATATCACATTATATTGGACATCAAAGCTTAAAATAGTCTAAGTATAACATATTTTCTTAATGATTGATTTAGAAATAATGAGATTAGGTTATATGGCTTCTCAAAAGAAGAGGATAGAGATAGGAAACTACATTATAAAATTCCATAGGCGAAAAGTTAAGGATACAGATTATATGTATTCTATTGAAGTTTATTTTAGAGGAGAATTAAAACATAGGGGATTTTTTACCGAATACCAAAACGCTGTCATGTATGCTGGAAAAATAATGTACGCTTTACTTTAATATTTATATTTTACAAATCCTTTTTTCAGTCGATAGAATTTGATTAAGGACGAGTTACTTGAAATTTTGAAATCTGGAAAAGTAGATTATGTAAGAGTAGAATTCATTGATTTACTAGGTAACGTTAGAGAAAGATCTTTAAGAAGAGCCGAGTTTGAAAACTTAATATTAAAAGATGCAGGTCTACCGTATCCAGAAAGCTTACTCATGTTAGATTATACAGACTCTCCAATAAAGCTTAGATATGGGGACGTTTTGGCAATACCAGATTCATCTACATTCATCATTTTACCTTACTTGGAGAGAACTGCAAGAGTTCTTTCATATATTACTTTACCGGATTTAACGCCTTCACCATTTTGCAGTAGAGGATTACTCAAGAGGGCTATAGATAAGTTAGAAGAAAAAGGACTTTCAATTCAAGTATCATTTGAACCTACATTTTATCTGGTAAAAGAAAATGAGAACGAAATATCTCCTGCAGATGACTCAAAAGCATTTTCTCCAGAAGGACTAATGGAGGAACAAAATTTTCTTAGAGATGTTATAAAATACTTAGAGAGTGTGGAAGTTCAAGTGGAGACAATAAATAAACATTACGGCCCTGCGCAATACGAAATAAGATTTGCAGAAAAGGACGCGTTATCCGCAGCAGATTCTTTAATAACTGCTAGAGAAGTAATAAGGGATTCCGCAAGAATTTATAAGCTGTTCTCAACGTTCATGCCTAAGCCTTTCTCAAATTATCCAAGTAGCAGTATGGATGTGTACTTCAAACTTACCTCAACTGACGGAAAAGATATGATGACCAATATGAACGATAATAAAGGTTTGGGATTAAGCGAAATTGTGTATAATTTCTTTGCAGGAGTACTGGAACACATAGGCAGTATAATGGCTTTTGCTTCACCTACAATAAATTCCTATAAAAGATTTAGAGAAACTGTAACTCCTAGCATATTAGGATTAGGAACTGAAAGGCACTTTATAATCAGAGTACCGAGTAACTTCAAAGATACAAAATCTGTAGAATTTAGATTAGCAGATCCCTTGTCAAACTCATATTTATTACTCTCTGCGATTATATATTCTGGATTAGATGGAATAGAAAGGAAGTTAGATGTAGAACCTAATGTAGAGTTAGGATCATTGCCAAATAATCTGGAAGAAGCGTTACGCAAGCTAGATAATGATAATTATATTAAATACTCAATAGGAGCAGAGCTGGTTTCATCTTACATTGAATTAAAGAACAGAGAGTTAGAGAGTTATAATAATTATATAACTGATTGGGAAGTTAAAGCCTATCTAAAGGCAGGTTGGTAATGAAAGCAGCAGTTCTTGATCAAATAGGCAGGCCATTAAGCATCAAAGATGTCAAAAAACCAGAAGTTAAAGGTAAAGAAATTCTTTTAAAAGTATTAGCTACTGGCCTATGCCACGGAGATTTACATATTATTTTCGGAGAATGGAAGGACGATATACTTGTTAATCCTCCCAGAATATTGGGTCATGAAATTGTAGGAGAAATTACTGAAGATTCTGAGCATTTTAAGAAAGGAGATAAAGTTATAGTATATAACGCATTTGGTTGCGGAACTTGCAAATTCTGCAGAAGAGGATATCCTCAGTTTTGTGAAAAAGTGAAAATCTTAGGAGTTCAAGAAGATGGGGGCTTTGCAGAATACGTTAAAGTGCCGTCAGAAGATAATCTGATAAAGATTGATAACGAGGAGAATCCAATTAAGATTGCACCATTAGCAGATGCAGGAGTTACGGCATACAATTCCGTGAAGAATATAGAAGAAGATAGCAATGTGGCGTTAATAGGAACAGGTTCAGTAAGTATGATTGCATTACAAATATTAAAATCTAAAGGAGTTAAAACTACAGTAGTAGGAAGGAATTCGCTAAAATTAAGTAAAGCGTTAGAGCTTGGTGCTGATAGAATAATCCAAGTAAAGAATTCATATTCTGAAGACTTCTCTGCAAAAATAGGAAGAGAAAAATTTGATTATATCATTGATTACGTAGGTAGTAACGAAACATTAAGAGATATAGTTTGGGCATTAGATAGAATGGGAGAGCTAAGAATAGTAGGAGAATTCGGAGGAGAAATGGAAATCTGGGAACAACTTCTCGTACTTAGAGGGCTTAAAATAAAAGGAATATTGTACGGTACAAAAGATGATATGAGGAATACAGTAAAACTCTATGAAGAAGGCAAAATAAAAACGCTTGCAGTCCCTTATAAATTGGAAGAAATAAATGAAGCAATTGACGATTTATCAAGTGAAAGAATAATAGGAAGAGCTGTTATAATACCTTAAAGGTAAATGGTTTACTCTCTACAATTTCAATCTTCCTATCTTGCATGAACTTCTTTATAATTTCAGCGTTTGTCTTAGCATGCATAGTCAGCATTGCTCCAGTAAATTTGCCTTTATAAAGAGAAGTATAAAGCATAAGCATATCTGACATATGCCTATCTACTCCTGCGTTAGTTTTCAAATCTTCTATTAGTTGAACTGCAGCTTCTTCTCCTACTTTTTCTGCTCTCTTACCTTTTTCTCCTAAAGAGTCTGAACCCATTATACTCTTACCAAAAGCGGCTAGAGTAATTCCAGTACCTTCGCTTTCTCCTTGTCTAATGTCCAAAGATATGTCAACATTAACGTTTAGGAATTTCCTTATCACTTCTTCCGCAGATTTTGCCTGCCTCTCTGCAATGTGAGAAGGCAAAGACGATACATGAGAAATGCCCTTTATTTCCTCAACATTACCAATTTCAGTTATTTCAAATTCTTCTCCCTTTCCAGCAAAGTTGCTCAGCTCTATTATCCCTCCTCCTCTAGGATAATGACCTCTTTTTATTAATTTTATCTCGCCCTGTATTCCTATTTTTCTTAAAATTTCCAAATAAACCATTCTCATGTAATCTATTGTAGGACTTTTAGGAACGTCGGTACCACCTATTATTCGAATTTTTATATTCCTATTGATAATAAGAGGAATTACAGATACTGCTATCAAAGTAACACTTCCTGCAGTTGTCACATCTAATGTGAACTCTCCTTCTTTCTTTATCTCATGAGGAATAAATACAAGCTCTTGAGATCCCAAATAATCTCCCTTAGTTTCTGCAGAGCAAAGCTCTTTCGTTAATTTAACAGCAGACAAATGCTGCCTTTGTAAACCAGGATTTTTCCTCCTAGATCTTATATTATATATCGTAAAAGACTTACCAGTAAGTGCGGAAAGCGTTAATGAAGTCCTTAATATTTCCCCTCCTCCTTCACCGAAAGACCCATCTATTTCAATCATAATTCCTACTTATATGAAGGTCAAAATAAAATCAATACTCAACGTAATAGGTCACGAAGAACTTTACGTTATACCTATTACCTCTAGTGGAAAATATCTTCTAGGTCTGAATTTTTATGAAGATATAGAGGGCGGAAGAGTTGCAAGATTTGTGCTCATTTTAGACAAGTATGGTGAAATAACTTCTACTAAGGTAATAGAAGGAGATAAGGGAGTAGTCTTAGCTGAAGGAATTAAAGAAGATATGGAAAAACTATCTAAAATTATTAAAATAGAGAAAAAGATGATAACCAATAGAATTCCACTCTTCGTGAACATTAAAGTGAAAAACTCTCCAGAAACTCAAGATAGGGGAATTAAAGGCTATGAGAATTATGTTAAACGTTACGGTGAGATACAAGTTTCAAAGCTTACCGGTCAAGTAACGTTAGACGTTATTGAAGAAACTATCTAAAGTTGTAGACTTATATATCTTCCCTAATCTCACACCGACTCTCCTTAACTTTCTTTTATCAGATTTTATTATTTCCTCTAAAAGTTTCTCTGCCTCTAAATATGCCTTATCTTTACCTATACCGAAATTGAAAGTCTTTTCCCTGCTTACTATGTCTAGATCCTCCATTATAGCTACAACAGCTAAAGTTTTAGGAATTCCTCCATTAGACTTAGAATAAGCTTCATCTATAGCTCTCCTTAAATAAGGTAGAATTTCCCTAATATCT
This genomic interval from Acidianus sp. HS-5 contains the following:
- a CDS encoding alcohol dehydrogenase catalytic domain-containing protein: MKAAVLDQIGRPLSIKDVKKPEVKGKEILLKVLATGLCHGDLHIIFGEWKDDILVNPPRILGHEIVGEITEDSEHFKKGDKVIVYNAFGCGTCKFCRRGYPQFCEKVKILGVQEDGGFAEYVKVPSEDNLIKIDNEENPIKIAPLADAGVTAYNSVKNIEEDSNVALIGTGSVSMIALQILKSKGVKTTVVGRNSLKLSKALELGADRIIQVKNSYSEDFSAKIGREKFDYIIDYVGSNETLRDIVWALDRMGELRIVGEFGGEMEIWEQLLVLRGLKIKGILYGTKDDMRNTVKLYEEGKIKTLAVPYKLEEINEAIDDLSSERIIGRAVIIP
- a CDS encoding glutamine synthetase family protein, with the translated sequence MIKDELLEILKSGKVDYVRVEFIDLLGNVRERSLRRAEFENLILKDAGLPYPESLLMLDYTDSPIKLRYGDVLAIPDSSTFIILPYLERTARVLSYITLPDLTPSPFCSRGLLKRAIDKLEEKGLSIQVSFEPTFYLVKENENEISPADDSKAFSPEGLMEEQNFLRDVIKYLESVEVQVETINKHYGPAQYEIRFAEKDALSAADSLITAREVIRDSARIYKLFSTFMPKPFSNYPSSSMDVYFKLTSTDGKDMMTNMNDNKGLGLSEIVYNFFAGVLEHIGSIMAFASPTINSYKRFRETVTPSILGLGTERHFIIRVPSNFKDTKSVEFRLADPLSNSYLLLSAIIYSGLDGIERKLDVEPNVELGSLPNNLEEALRKLDNDNYIKYSIGAELVSSYIELKNRELESYNNYITDWEVKAYLKAGW
- the rtcA gene encoding RNA 3'-terminal phosphate cyclase — translated: MIEIDGSFGEGGGEILRTSLTLSALTGKSFTIYNIRSRRKNPGLQRQHLSAVKLTKELCSAETKGDYLGSQELVFIPHEIKKEGEFTLDVTTAGSVTLIAVSVIPLIINRNIKIRIIGGTDVPKSPTIDYMRMVYLEILRKIGIQGEIKLIKRGHYPRGGGIIELSNFAGKGEEFEITEIGNVEEIKGISHVSSLPSHIAERQAKSAEEVIRKFLNVNVDISLDIRQGESEGTGITLAAFGKSIMGSDSLGEKGKRAEKVGEEAAVQLIEDLKTNAGVDRHMSDMLMLYTSLYKGKFTGAMLTMHAKTNAEIIKKFMQDRKIEIVESKPFTFKVL
- a CDS encoding class I SAM-dependent methyltransferase family protein, translated to MEKWKKIEIVGDIAIIGIPFNKEPEDLKSYAKEILDKHPYVKSVWGRYRDTKGDFRLPSFYHILGEKRSETIYKEYGCEYYLDFTKVFFSSKLSFEHLRVAREVKKGEIIINMFAGYGPFSILSAKLGKPKIVYSLDMNPYAYYYMMANIDLNKTYNVIPIYGDTFKRINDLESADRIISPLPEKAEEAYEVALQKIKPGGVIHLFIEIETKEDPVKEAMKIYPKAFFGRIVRSVKPFKYHIILDIKA